The following are encoded in a window of Microbacterium sp. LWO13-1.2 genomic DNA:
- a CDS encoding GNAT family acetyltransferase, giving the protein MNWRIRAFQPQDTEGVVSLWEEAGLTRPWNDPRLDIERKMSVQPELFLVAGIAALESADAERIIGTVMAGYDGHRGWLYYLATADAHRGQGIARRLVAEAERLLLAMGCPKVQLMVRGGNDEVLGFYDRLGYERFTVSNTGKRLIADA; this is encoded by the coding sequence ATGAACTGGCGGATTCGCGCATTCCAACCGCAGGACACAGAGGGCGTGGTCTCGCTGTGGGAAGAAGCGGGCCTCACCCGCCCGTGGAATGATCCTCGCCTCGACATCGAGCGCAAGATGTCTGTGCAGCCCGAGCTCTTTCTCGTCGCCGGCATTGCGGCGCTGGAGAGCGCGGATGCCGAGCGCATCATCGGAACGGTGATGGCGGGTTATGACGGTCATCGCGGCTGGCTGTACTACCTCGCCACCGCGGATGCTCATCGCGGGCAGGGGATCGCACGAAGGCTCGTCGCGGAGGCGGAACGGCTTCTTCTTGCCATGGGCTGCCCGAAGGTGCAGTTGATGGTCCGGGGCGGCAACGACGAGGTGCTGGGGTTCTACGATCGGCTCGGGTACGAGCGGTTCACCGTGTCCAACACCGGCAAGCGGCTGATCGCTGACGCATAG
- the miaA gene encoding tRNA (adenosine(37)-N6)-dimethylallyltransferase MiaA gives MGSPADGPRLWAIVGATGTGKSDLALDLAESLRANGNPAEVVNADAMQLYRGMDIGTAKLAPQERRGIPHHLFDVREVTEEAAVAWYQPLARAAIADIHARGGDAILVGGSGLYVSSVVFDFRFPPRDAVVRARLENELEEAGTAVLLERLRVLDPETAARIDPKNGRRIIRALEVIEQGAQTHGAALPEKPVVWHPRTRLIGLRVDRAELVERLDARVDRMWATGLVDEVVTLREQGLEHGVTASRAIGYAQALGQLNETMSESEAIAQTQSLTRRYARRQVSWFKRYPDLEWHEHPVDPAGLLAR, from the coding sequence ATCGGTTCGCCCGCCGACGGTCCGCGTCTCTGGGCGATCGTCGGTGCGACCGGAACAGGCAAGAGCGACCTTGCACTCGATCTCGCCGAGTCACTCAGAGCGAACGGCAATCCGGCCGAGGTCGTGAACGCCGATGCCATGCAGCTCTATCGCGGCATGGACATCGGCACGGCGAAGCTGGCACCGCAGGAGCGCCGAGGCATCCCGCATCATCTCTTCGACGTGCGCGAGGTCACCGAGGAGGCTGCCGTCGCCTGGTATCAGCCGCTCGCGCGGGCGGCGATCGCCGACATCCACGCTCGCGGCGGTGACGCGATCCTGGTGGGCGGCTCCGGACTGTACGTGTCCAGCGTGGTCTTCGACTTCCGCTTTCCCCCGCGTGACGCGGTGGTCCGGGCGCGACTGGAGAATGAGCTCGAGGAAGCCGGGACAGCAGTGCTGCTGGAGCGGCTTCGCGTCCTCGATCCGGAGACGGCCGCGCGGATCGACCCGAAGAACGGGCGACGGATCATCCGCGCACTCGAAGTCATCGAACAGGGGGCCCAGACCCATGGCGCTGCCCTTCCTGAGAAGCCGGTGGTGTGGCATCCGCGCACCCGACTGATCGGCCTCCGTGTCGATCGGGCGGAACTCGTCGAGCGACTCGATGCACGGGTCGACCGTATGTGGGCGACGGGCCTCGTCGACGAGGTCGTCACCCTCCGCGAGCAGGGCCTCGAGCACGGCGTGACCGCCAGTCGCGCCATCGGATACGCGCAGGCCCTCGGACAGCTCAACGAAACGATGAGCGAATCCGAGGCGATCGCGCAGACACAGTCGCTCACCCGCCGCTACGCGAGGCGCCAGGTGTCCTGGTTCAAGCGCTATCCCGACCTCGAGTGGCATGAGCATCCTGTCGATCCGGCAGGGCTGCTCGCGCGCTGA
- a CDS encoding methyltransferase: MGSDHYFTAAPASPANLRAIRVTLAGRELDVTTAGGVFSPDRLDAGTAVLFANMPPVPPGGDLLDLGSGWGPISLSMALAAPHATVWAVDVNERALDLVRRNAKALGLTNINAALPDDVPEGVTFRTIRSNPPIRVGKDELHGLLERWIPRLDERSDAWLVVQRNLGADSLQRWIGATFQPGYSVFRTATGKGYRVLKVRKHGTPPTEPILLAE; encoded by the coding sequence ATGGGGTCCGATCACTACTTCACTGCGGCCCCGGCAAGCCCCGCGAACCTGCGTGCAATCCGTGTGACGCTCGCAGGCCGAGAGCTGGATGTCACCACCGCAGGTGGCGTTTTCAGCCCGGATCGACTGGATGCCGGCACCGCAGTGCTCTTCGCCAATATGCCTCCGGTCCCGCCGGGAGGCGATCTCCTCGACCTCGGCAGCGGGTGGGGGCCCATCAGCTTGTCGATGGCTCTCGCCGCCCCGCACGCGACCGTGTGGGCGGTCGACGTGAACGAGCGGGCTCTCGATCTCGTGCGTCGCAACGCCAAGGCGCTGGGACTCACCAACATCAACGCCGCGCTGCCCGACGATGTTCCCGAGGGCGTGACTTTCCGCACGATCCGCTCGAACCCTCCGATCCGCGTGGGCAAGGATGAACTGCACGGACTCCTCGAGCGATGGATCCCGCGACTCGATGAGAGAAGCGATGCCTGGCTCGTCGTGCAGCGCAACCTCGGCGCAGACTCGCTCCAGCGGTGGATCGGCGCGACCTTCCAGCCCGGCTACAGCGTGTTCCGCACCGCGACGGGCAAGGGCTATCGCGTCCTGAAGGTGCGCAAGCACGGCACACCGCCGACCGAGCCGATCCTGCTCGCGGAGTAG
- a CDS encoding HAD family hydrolase → MSLPERLELVIFDCDGVLVDSERLSVEIDREVLSDLGWELTIEEIVHRFVGRSAAHFRSEIEAYLGRALPDDWEAPYQHRYSDAFVRDLQAVPGVVTALDTISAPTCVASSGAHEKIRRTLGLTGLLPRFDGRIFSAAEVENGKPAPDLFLRAASCMGVPPSRCVVIEDSRFGVEAARAAGMHAFGYAGGLTPAEWLAGEGTTVFEDMAELPALLGMTVGG, encoded by the coding sequence ATGTCGCTTCCGGAGCGCCTTGAACTGGTCATCTTCGACTGCGACGGGGTTTTGGTCGACAGCGAGCGTCTGTCGGTCGAGATCGACCGAGAGGTGTTGTCGGATCTCGGCTGGGAGTTGACGATCGAGGAGATCGTGCACCGGTTCGTCGGACGCTCGGCCGCGCACTTCCGCAGCGAGATCGAGGCCTATCTCGGGCGTGCGCTGCCGGATGATTGGGAAGCTCCCTATCAGCACCGTTACAGCGACGCCTTCGTGCGCGATCTCCAGGCGGTGCCTGGCGTTGTCACCGCTCTCGACACGATCAGCGCACCGACGTGCGTCGCGTCGAGCGGTGCGCACGAGAAGATCCGAAGGACTCTCGGGCTGACCGGTCTGCTGCCCCGTTTCGACGGCAGGATCTTCAGTGCCGCGGAGGTGGAGAACGGCAAGCCTGCTCCGGACTTGTTCCTGCGCGCGGCCTCGTGCATGGGTGTGCCGCCGTCGCGTTGCGTCGTCATCGAGGACAGTCGGTTCGGCGTCGAGGCCGCGCGAGCGGCAGGCATGCACGCCTTCGGATACGCGGGTGGTCTGACGCCGGCCGAATGGTTGGCCGGTGAGGGCACGACCGTTTTCGAGGACATGGCGGAGTTGCCTGCGCTCCTCGGGATGACCGTGGGCGGATAA
- the miaB gene encoding tRNA (N6-isopentenyl adenosine(37)-C2)-methylthiotransferase MiaB, protein MTIPRSEPTIISASSAAIDVDGRQRSYEVRTFGCQMNVHDSERLSGSLESAGYVRAVDGAEADVVIINTCAVRDNAAGKLYGTLGHLASVKRRKDGMQIAVGGCLAQMDKQAVLDKAPWVDVVFGTHNMGSLPGLLERARHNGEAELEILESLDVFPSTLPTKRDSAHSGWVSISVGCNNTCTFCIVPSLRGKEKDRRPGDILNEIRLLVDDGAIEVTLLGQNVNSYGVEFGDRHAFGKLLRAAGEIDGLERIRFTSPHPAAFTDDVIDAMAETEAVMPQLHMPLQSGSDRILKAMRRSYRSERFLGILDRVRERIPLASITTDIIVGFPGETDEDFEDTMRVVEQSRFSGAFTFQYSIREGTPAATMEDQVPKEIVQERYNRLIALQERISLEENQKQVGREVRVLVSTGEGKKDAETHRLTGRAEDNRLVHFEVTPGSDLPRPGDVVTVTITHAAPFHLLADDPTGKPLQIRRTRGGDAWDRSQSESCAVPAPSGDGAPRAVVLGLPTLRIGV, encoded by the coding sequence ATGACTATCCCGCGCAGCGAACCGACGATCATCAGCGCTTCGTCGGCGGCCATTGACGTCGACGGCCGACAGCGATCCTACGAAGTGCGCACCTTCGGGTGCCAGATGAACGTGCACGACTCGGAGCGGCTCTCCGGATCCCTGGAGAGCGCTGGGTACGTGCGCGCTGTCGACGGCGCCGAGGCCGATGTCGTCATCATCAACACCTGCGCGGTGCGCGACAACGCTGCGGGCAAGCTCTACGGCACTCTCGGGCACCTCGCGTCGGTCAAGCGTCGCAAAGATGGCATGCAGATCGCTGTGGGCGGCTGTCTGGCTCAGATGGACAAGCAGGCCGTGCTCGACAAGGCGCCATGGGTCGACGTCGTCTTCGGCACCCACAACATGGGTTCTCTTCCCGGCCTGCTCGAACGCGCGCGCCACAACGGTGAAGCCGAGCTCGAGATCCTGGAGTCGCTCGACGTCTTCCCGTCGACGCTGCCGACCAAGCGGGACTCGGCGCACAGTGGTTGGGTGTCGATCTCGGTCGGCTGCAACAACACCTGCACGTTCTGCATCGTGCCGAGCCTGCGTGGCAAGGAGAAGGACCGCCGCCCTGGCGACATCCTGAACGAGATCCGCCTCCTCGTCGACGACGGAGCGATCGAGGTCACCCTCCTCGGACAGAACGTCAACTCGTACGGCGTCGAGTTCGGTGACCGCCACGCATTCGGAAAGCTCCTGCGTGCCGCCGGCGAGATCGACGGCCTGGAGCGCATCCGGTTCACGAGCCCGCATCCCGCGGCCTTCACCGACGACGTGATCGACGCAATGGCCGAGACCGAGGCCGTGATGCCGCAACTGCACATGCCGTTGCAATCGGGCAGCGACCGCATCCTGAAGGCGATGCGCCGCTCGTACCGCAGCGAGCGGTTCCTCGGCATCCTCGACCGCGTGCGCGAGCGCATCCCGCTGGCGTCGATCACCACCGATATCATCGTGGGCTTCCCCGGCGAGACGGACGAGGACTTCGAAGACACCATGCGCGTCGTCGAACAGTCGCGGTTCTCCGGGGCATTCACCTTCCAGTACTCCATTCGTGAGGGCACCCCCGCGGCGACGATGGAAGATCAGGTGCCGAAGGAGATCGTCCAGGAACGTTACAACCGGCTCATCGCCCTGCAGGAGCGCATCTCACTCGAGGAGAACCAGAAGCAGGTCGGTCGCGAGGTCCGGGTGCTGGTGTCGACGGGCGAGGGCAAGAAGGACGCGGAGACGCACCGTCTCACCGGTCGGGCCGAGGACAACCGCCTCGTGCACTTCGAGGTGACTCCGGGCTCCGACCTCCCTCGTCCCGGTGATGTCGTCACCGTGACGATCACCCACGCCGCGCCGTTCCACCTGCTTGCTGACGACCCGACCGGAAAGCCCCTGCAGATCCGCCGCACGCGCGGCGGCGACGCGTGGGATCGCTCGCAGTCCGAATCTTGCGCGGTTCCCGCCCCGTCCGGCGACGGAGCTCCCCGCGCGGTCGTGCTCGGACTGCCCACGCTCCGCATCGGTGTCTGA
- a CDS encoding dihydrofolate reductase family protein, which produces MTTSYYTASSLDGFIATAEHSLDWLLKQDIDQNGPMAYAEFEKSIGALAMGASTYEWVLRHTEGEPWGYAQPTWVFTHRELPVPDGADVRFVRGDVRAVHAEMSAAAGERDLWVVGGGELVGQFSDARLIDEIWVQYAPVTLGSGAPLLPRTLDLELLEVARNRNFMCGRYRVVRD; this is translated from the coding sequence ATGACCACCTCCTACTACACCGCGTCCAGCCTCGACGGATTCATCGCGACCGCCGAGCACTCCCTCGACTGGCTGCTGAAGCAGGACATCGACCAGAACGGACCGATGGCCTACGCCGAGTTCGAGAAGAGCATCGGAGCCTTGGCGATGGGGGCGTCCACCTACGAGTGGGTGCTTCGCCACACCGAAGGCGAGCCCTGGGGGTACGCGCAGCCGACCTGGGTGTTCACGCATCGTGAGTTGCCCGTTCCCGACGGCGCCGACGTCCGGTTCGTGCGTGGCGACGTCCGTGCGGTGCACGCCGAGATGTCTGCTGCGGCCGGTGAACGAGATCTCTGGGTCGTCGGTGGGGGAGAGCTGGTCGGCCAGTTCTCCGATGCGAGATTGATCGATGAGATCTGGGTGCAGTACGCCCCGGTGACGCTGGGATCAGGTGCGCCGTTGCTTCCTCGAACACTCGACCTCGAGCTTCTGGAAGTGGCACGCAACCGCAACTTCATGTGCGGGAGATACCGGGTCGTCCGCGACTGA
- the dapF gene encoding diaminopimelate epimerase, translated as MVAFTKGHGTGNDFVIIADPDGELDLTAEQVAVLCDRNFGIGADGVLRVVRSSAIDVGAAALAEEPDAEWFMDYRNADGSIAEMCGNGIRVFAHYLVRSGLASIEPGSTLPIGTRAGVRDVTRSETGYQVDLGRWRLSGDDPLVNVEGLAVTRPGLGIDVGNPHVVVAIASDQELATLELHRAPVLEPAPPAGANVEFVVPGEPLVRDGIGHVRMRVFERGVGETQSCGTGVAATALAVRYWAGEQAPDSWRVEVPGGTLGVRMFAAEDGEHVALSGPAQLVFRGEIDLI; from the coding sequence ATGGTCGCATTCACCAAAGGACACGGCACGGGCAACGATTTCGTGATCATCGCCGACCCCGACGGGGAGCTCGACCTCACCGCCGAGCAAGTGGCGGTGCTCTGCGATCGGAATTTCGGGATCGGTGCCGACGGCGTTCTTCGGGTGGTCCGTTCTTCGGCGATCGACGTCGGCGCTGCCGCTCTCGCCGAGGAGCCGGATGCCGAATGGTTCATGGACTATCGCAACGCGGACGGATCCATTGCGGAGATGTGCGGCAACGGCATCCGCGTGTTCGCGCATTACCTGGTGCGATCGGGCCTCGCCTCGATCGAGCCCGGTTCGACGCTCCCGATCGGCACCCGTGCAGGTGTGCGTGACGTCACCCGCAGCGAAACCGGTTATCAGGTGGATCTCGGTCGCTGGCGACTCTCCGGTGACGATCCGCTCGTGAACGTGGAGGGCCTCGCTGTCACCCGACCGGGACTCGGGATCGACGTCGGCAACCCGCATGTCGTCGTCGCGATCGCTTCTGATCAGGAGCTCGCCACCCTCGAACTGCACCGCGCGCCCGTGCTGGAGCCCGCGCCGCCGGCGGGAGCGAATGTCGAGTTCGTGGTGCCAGGCGAACCGCTGGTCCGCGACGGCATCGGGCACGTGCGGATGCGCGTCTTCGAGCGCGGCGTCGGCGAGACCCAGAGCTGCGGTACCGGGGTCGCGGCCACCGCCCTGGCCGTCAGGTACTGGGCGGGGGAGCAGGCGCCCGACAGTTGGCGTGTGGAGGTCCCAGGCGGGACCCTGGGTGTGCGGATGTTCGCAGCCGAGGACGGAGAGCACGTCGCGCTCTCCGGACCCGCCCAGCTCGTGTTCCGAGGAGAGATCGACCTGATCTGA
- a CDS encoding regulatory protein RecX, with translation MIGENGGEAGGIVDRLAPVIPLFGAKRASEASSGGRDQGAPSDRHPARGTAERHTAPRLRALHPHADSGEGTSDAEGAESQTPDPEETRKVAEEALVRKLRTRSLSVSESRIVLKGYSLESSQIDDVIDDFCRRGYLDDAILAGHLVISGVERKGLGRVALSRALAQRGIPRDVIAAALDEVPDDDDERALDFARTKARSLSRLDHDTALRRLVGQLSRRGYNGSVAMKAARTALTEASFGQPSSGVRFVDSD, from the coding sequence ATGATCGGTGAGAACGGGGGCGAAGCGGGCGGAATCGTGGATCGTCTCGCCCCCGTCATTCCGCTCTTCGGCGCGAAGAGAGCGTCGGAGGCGTCTTCCGGAGGGCGAGACCAGGGCGCGCCGAGCGATCGGCATCCCGCTCGCGGCACCGCAGAGCGGCACACGGCTCCGCGTCTGCGGGCATTGCACCCACACGCGGATTCGGGAGAGGGAACATCCGACGCCGAGGGTGCGGAGAGTCAGACCCCTGATCCTGAGGAGACCCGGAAGGTCGCCGAGGAGGCGCTGGTTCGAAAACTGCGCACCAGATCGCTCTCGGTCTCCGAGTCCCGAATTGTGCTGAAGGGATATTCGCTCGAGTCTTCGCAGATCGACGACGTGATCGACGACTTCTGCCGGCGCGGGTACCTGGATGATGCGATCCTCGCCGGACACCTCGTCATCTCCGGTGTCGAACGGAAAGGATTGGGGCGGGTGGCGCTGTCTCGAGCACTCGCGCAACGGGGCATCCCGCGCGACGTCATCGCAGCGGCGCTCGACGAGGTTCCAGACGATGACGACGAACGCGCGTTGGACTTCGCCCGTACGAAGGCGCGGTCATTGTCGCGCCTCGATCATGACACCGCCCTTCGCCGGCTCGTCGGGCAGCTGTCCCGGCGGGGGTACAACGGCTCGGTCGCGATGAAGGCCGCACGCACCGCGCTGACCGAGGCGTCGTTCGGGCAGCCCTCCTCCGGTGTGCGGTTCGTGGATTCGGACTGA